The Podospora pseudocomata strain CBS 415.72m chromosome 1 map unlocalized CBS415.72m_1, whole genome shotgun sequence genome has a segment encoding these proteins:
- a CDS encoding uncharacterized protein (EggNog:ENOG503NW83; COG:I; antiSMASH:Cluster_5) encodes MAYDYALVHLKYTIPLAALLTVIAYPIFHRIHFLQIGSLIVVSFLATLPWDSYLIRSNIWTYPPDAIIGPRLYGIPIEELFFFVIQTYITSLFYILLSKPLFHPLYLSTQRNPPQRIARGKVIGQGILVALTLYGVHQIRTGGPGTYLGLILAWAFPFALLTFTVAGRFILTLPLTSTVVPIIIPTVYLWLVDELALGRGTWAIESGTKLGWCLFGVLDIEEATFFLATNILIVFGMAVFDQYLAIIFAFPHLFPKVPRSPTPLMLVQSRFSNTKQYDLERIAGLSDAVTRLKAKSRSFYLANSLFTGRLRIDLILLYSFCRLADDLVDDSTSRAEVKSWTTKLYKFLDLHYKSDVKSNKARINDYIDEAFPPEAKSALKYLPATILPSQPLYQLIEGFELDSQFSFHDSSESAKFPIVDEDKLNYYGQCVAGTVGELCVALIIEHCEPEMPDERKKMLMSASRTMGVALQYVNIARDIVVDAEMGRVYLPTTWLKEEDLTPEDVVAHPRGKHVENLRRRLLSEAFKLYDEARPKMNGIPKEARGPMIGAVETYMEIGRVLRELEGGVELERGKATVPGGRRLKTVLKALFSA; translated from the exons ATGGCTTACGATTATGCCCTTGT ACATTTAAAATACACGATACCCCTTGCTGCGTTGCTTACAGTTATCGCCTACCCAATATTCCACCGAATACACTTCCTCCAGATTGGGAGTCTAATAGTTGTCTCCTTCCTCGCGACGCTACCATGGGACTCATACTTGATCAGAAGCAACATTTGGACCTACCCGCCAGACGCCATCATTGGGCCTCGTCTCTATGGAATTCCAATTGAAGAGCTGTTCTTCTTCGTGATTCAAACATACATCACCTCGCTCTTCtacatcctcctcagcaagcCATTGTTCCACCCTCTCTACCTCAGCACCCAGAGAAACCCACCGCAACGAATCGCCAGAGGCAAGGTTATCGGACAGGGCATTCTCGTCGCATTGACGCTCTATGGTGTTCACCAGATTAGAACTGGCGGTCCTGGCACCTATCTGGGACTTATTCTGGCATGGGCCTTCCCATTCGCCTTGTTGACCTTTACTGTTGCGGGCAGATTTATTCTAACCCTGCCCTTGACCTCCACTGTGGTTCCGATCATCATTCCGACAGTCTACTTGTGGCTCGTGGACGAGCTGGCTTTGGGACGTGGAACTTGGGCCATTGAGTCCGGCACGAAGCTGGGATGGTGTCTGTTTGGTGTCCTTGACATCGAGGAGGCTACCTTCTTCCTCGCGACCAATATCCTCATTGTGTTCGGCATGGCAGTTTTTGACCAGTACTTGGCCATCATCTTTGCCTTCCCTCACCTGTTCCCCAAGGTGCCTCGGTCTCCCACGCCTTTGATGTTGGTCCAGAGCCGGTTCTCAAACACCAAGCAATACGATCTCGAAAGGATTGCGGGCCTGTCCGACGCTGTGACTCGGCTGAAGGCAAAGAGCAGAAGCTTCTACCTGGCCAACTCGCTTTTTACCGGCCGTCTTCGCATCGATTTGATTCTTCT GTACTCCTTCTGCCGCCTCGCCGATGATCTCGTCGACGACTCCACCTCCCGCGCCGAAGTCAAGTCCTGGACCACCAAGCTCTACAAGTTCCTCGACCTCCACTACAAGTCCGACGTAAAATCCAACAAAGCCCGGATCAACGACTATATCGACGAGGCTTTCCCACCCGAGGCAAAGTCAGCACTCAAGTATCTCCCAGCTACCATTCTCCCCTCTCAGCCTCTCTACCAACTCATCGAGGGCTTCGAGCTCGACTCCCAATTTTCTTTTCATGACTCCTCCGAGTCGGCCAAGTTCCCCATTGTCGACGAGGACAAGCTCAACTACTACGGCCAATGCGTGGCGGGAACAGTAGGCGAACTCTGCGTTGCTCTCATCATCGAGCACTGCGAGCCAGAGATGCCTGATGAGCGCAAGAAGATGCTCATGTCGGCTTCACGAACAATGGGCGTGGCGCTGCAGTATGTCAATATTGCACGGGACATTGTTGTAGATGCCGAGATGGGAAGGGTCTACCTTCCCACTACCTGGCTCAAGGAGGAAGATCTCACCCCAGAAGACGTCGTCGCCCATCCAAGGGGGAAACATGTGGAGAacctgaggaggagattacTGAGCGAGGCGTTCAAGTTGTATGATGAGGCGAGGCCGAAAATGAATGGGATTCccaaggaggcgagggggccGATGATTGGGGCGGTGGAGACGTATATGGAGATTgggagggtgctgagggagttggaggggggtgtggagttggagaggggaAAGGCGACTGTTcctggggggaggaggttgaagacgGTGCTTAAGGCCTTGTTTTCTGCTTGA
- a CDS encoding uncharacterized protein (COG:S; EggNog:ENOG503Q3DC; antiSMASH:Cluster_5) — translation MSKIAQTPAPIDTAVTAKQADSASKRLASHFYHQPIRTKAQILLSARPRPGRNVETGTAPQFNQTPTLNQANLFPPCHLRRSPRSQPQPHIPKMVPRIHTYRPLLRLAHRQNPAQPRPNLIAAVAFSISRSTRNLPPPPPPPSQTPSEPLQETIHISDASPPPPPESLITKTIPNRRPNRRRLISRLLFAGTFLLLGTIGGSTLRLFISPPTPPTPDTDQDKYVISDLHSQASRLPIVQQLSSDPAWTSWEAYNTLPPSHRAQHITAHTLRGSRGVGGYQRIFHNASTGELVSVIFFGPATIGWPGVVHGGCLATILDESCGRAAFKQWGGLAGVTAKLNIEYKKATLANGFYIIRIRPRTEEELPERERGKRHYKSWVDAVIEEPATGHVTVKAEALFVGGKGNGKGEGKKKFSWGGKVQDAHAEF, via the coding sequence ATGTCAAAGATCGCACAAACCCCTGCCCCGATCGACACCGCTGTCACGGCAAAACAAGCAGATTCCGCTTCCAAGCGCTTGGCATCCCACTTTTATCATCAGCCAATCAGAACCAAGGCGCAAATCCTCTTGtctgctcggcctcggcccgGACGGAACGTGGAAACCGGCACGGCACCGCAATtcaaccaaacaccaaccctTAATCAAGCCAACCTTTTTCCTCCGTGTCACCTCCGCCGATCGCCGAGATCACAACCGCAACCACACATCCCGAAAATGGTCCCGAGAATACACACCTACCGTCCGCTCCTGCGGCTTGCCCACCGGCAAAACCCCGCCCAACCCCGACCAAACCTCATCGCCGCCGTCGCGTTCTCAATCTCCCGGTCGACCCGgaacctaccaccaccaccaccaccaccctcacaaaCCCCTTCCGAACCCCTCCAGGAAACCATCCACATCAGCGAcgcttcccctccccctcccccagagtctctcatcaccaaaaccatccccaaccgccgccccaaccgccgccgtctgatctcccgcctcctcttcgccggcaccttcctcctcctcggcacaaTCGGCGGCTCAACCCTCcgcctcttcatctcccccccgacccctcccacccccgacACCGACCAAGACAAATACGTCATCTCCGACCTCCACTCCCAAgcctcccgcctccccatCGTCCAGCAACTCTCCTCCGACCCAGCCTGGACCAGCTGGGAAGCctacaacaccctccccccctcccaccgcGCCCAGCACATAACAGCACACACCCTCCGCGGCTCCCGCGGCGTGGGCGGCTACCAGCGCATCTTCCACAACGCCTCCACCGGCGAGCTCGTCTCGGTGATCTTCTTCGGTCCGGCCACCATCGGCTGGCCGGGTGTTGTTCACGGGGGGTGTTTAGCCACCATTCTGGATGAGAGCTGCGGTAGGGCGGCGTTTAAGCAATGGGGTGGGCTGGCGGGTGTGACCGCCAAGCTGAATATCGAATACAAAAAGGCGACGTTGGCGAATGGGTTCTATATCATAAGAATAAGACCaaggacggaggaggagttgccTGAACgtgagagggggaagaggcatTACAAGAGCTGGGTGGACGCGGTGATTGAGGAGCCGGCTACGGGGCATGTGACGGTGAAGGCGGAGGCGTTGTTTgtaggggggaaggggaatgggaagggggagggtaAGAAGAAGTTTAGTTGGGGGGGAAAGGTGCAGGATGCGCATGCCGAGTTTTGA